GAAATCTTTTCATAAATATCCTTGTGTAATTGGATGTTGCAGTTGCACAAAAGAAGTAAATTCATTTTGGCAGCCTGGCGATCTTCCCATTGAAGACCCATGGCTTTCCGTCCTTGCTTCACAACAAGTTTGGCACAACAAAATAAGTTTGAATTAAATAATATTTGGAGCTAAGACCCATGGCTTTCCGTCCTTGCTTCACAACAAGTTTGGCACAACAAACAATATTTAAAAAATCTCTTTACTATAAACAGAAGTATTATATAGAATCAAAAATTAGATACATCTTTAATGATCCAATATATGAAAGGGAGATAAAAATCTAAGAACTTACATCACTATTTTAAAAAACGTTCAGTAAACTCTTCTATATCAATGGCTTTGCAAAAATGATATCCCTGATACCTGAGTTTTGGATCTAACTCTCTAAGAAGCTCTTGCTGCTGTACATTTTCAATACCTTCGATAACGATGTTGTAGTCAAATTGTCTTCCTATGTCCAAAATACTTGAAATAAGATGTACCTCTTTAGGAATGGATTCTATATTTTTTATAAATTCCTTATCTATTTTCAATGTATGGAAAGAAAGCTTCTTCAGATAAGATAGAGAAGAGTAGCCTATACCAAAATCATCAATGGCACATCTCACTCCCTGTCTGCGTAATTCATTAATTACATCTTCTGTATTATCAAAATTATCGATGAGTGACCGTTCTGTGATCTCTATCATGATATCTTGAGTCTCTAGACCATACTCTCTTAACTTTTTAAGGAATTCACTAGCAAAATCAGTTTCTACAAATTGCTGTGCATTCACATTGATCGAAATATACTCAAGCTTCCACCTATTCTCTTTTTTCCACTGAGAGATATGTTGACATACATTGTCAAGAACCCACCATGTAATGTGTGAAAGCAAACCTGCTTTAATGGCCAATGGTATAAAATCCTGTGGTGACAGGAACCCTCTATCCGGATGTTCCCAACGTATAAGTGCCTCAGCAGAACTCACTACATCTCCATCTATGGAAACTACAGGTTGATACATAAGACCCAACTGATCTTTTTTGACTGCATAGGCCAGATCATGCTGAAGTATAAATAGCTCTTTTTGTTGTTTATCTAACGATGGATCATAATATGCAACATGTCCATTATCATTCTTTGCCTGATACATAGAGAGATCAGCATGTCTAATGATCTCGTTGATATTTGTATAAGCCGGTTCCATAAGAACGATACCTATACTTGATTTAATATGTAAATGCATTTCTTGTATGATAAATGGTTCCAAGAACAGATCCTGTATCTCTCTGGAAAACGCTTCAGCTTCTTTATATGCCATATGTTTGTCTTCTGATACATGTGGAATGATAATGATAAATTCATCTCCCCCCAGTCTGCTTACCATACGATCTTCTCCTAAAAGATCTGTCAAACGTTTTGAAACAACAAGCAGCACATCATCTCCAACTTGATGTCCCAAAGAATCATTAATACTTTTAAACTGATTCAGGTCAAGATAAAAAAGTATGGAAAAATATGTTTGATGTTTTGCACTCGTTACAAGCTTCTCCATATAGTTTCGAAAACCTCTACGATTAAACAAACCGGTCAGCACATCATGCTGTACCATATATTCAAGCTCTGTTAAGGCGGCATGTTCGTTCGTTTTATCCTCTATGATGCCTACACCGCCCAAAATATTATTATCCAGGTCAGTAAAAGAGAACACTTTAGCATCGATCCAAAACGACTTATTCTTGAGAGATACATAAGGACCTTCATAAGACTCTGTACCCTCTATAATGGCATTTTCTAATACTTTTACTATATCCTTGTCCGGAAGTATATGAAGATCCATTCCTATCATCTCATCTTTTTCATACTCTAATAGTTTATTTAACTGTTCATTGCACTCCAGGACCTTTAGATCTTTATTATAGGTAAAGATACCTAGCGGTGCATTTTTAAATAGACTGTTTAAAAGCATATGTTCTGACTGCAACATATTAAAAGCATTCTTCTGTCGATACATATTATAGATATTGGTCACTTGTGCAATAAAATACAAGATCAATGAAATGGTAAGTATGATATGCAAAGGTGTATCATAAAGAAATGCCATGGTATAAATAAGAGGTAATAAAAGAATAGCTGAATATATGATGTTGAGCCGTGCATCTACCGCTAAAGAGAGTGTAGAACACAAAGAGAGGCCTACAAGTACCGCAACGATATAAAGTTGATAGTAGTGATCCACTTGATGGATAAAAACAAAACCTAATGTTGAGAAAATAAGTGCGGTCAATATAGTAGTAAAGGCAAACTTTTTATACCAGAATGCCATGGAGTATTTTTTAGGGTTTTTTCTAAACATATAGGCAGAATAAAGCCTATATCCTGTTAGGAGCATCAAACCCAGTGCCCACACTAAAATACTGCCACTAAGTTCCGGATATAAGGCCACAGTGACTAAAATAGCTAACAGAACAACAACCAGGAGTGCCCTGGTTGAAAGTGTATAAAGTGCAATGACCAAAGAGTCATCCACCGTTTGAAGCTCTTTTATTTTCGAGAATAATCTTTGTAAATTCATATAGAATTGTAGCATGAAACACTAACAACTTGAATAGTTTTTATACTATTTTAAAATTCATTCCCTGTTTTAATAATATCCAGCCCAAAACGTGCCCTTAACGCATGTATATTTTGATGTAATGTTTTTTCTTTGCTGTCCTCATGAAAATCTATCAGTGAAAGTGTTTTTAGGTTAAGTGATGCAAAGTTTGAAACGTTCAGTGTCAGTTTGACAGCCCCTTTATTGGCCAGGGCTATCTCTTTATACATCTCTGAAAGCATGGACTTAAAAAGTGTTTCAGAAAATACTCTGTCCACGGTCATAGTCTTTTTTACTCTGGTACCATACTCATATCCTATTCTCAGATAATAGCTTGTAGGATTCACCTCCATGGCCATAACCATATAGATGATATGCCTTGCCATGATCATAATACGTCTCTTTATCTCATCACTCTCATGTATCGCATCAAACGTACGGCTGATGCCTATGGATTTCCTCTCCCCTCTGCTGCTGATACCTTCCTGATCTGTTCCTGTGACACGTCTATAAAGTTGAACACCGGGTTTTTTCCATGATTCAAAAAGTCTTTTATGCCGTTTTATATCACCCAGTGTAGAAATGTAATGTGCCTCCAGCCTCTTTTGAAACCCCTTACCTATACCCGGAAACTCTTTGATAGGGATATTTTCTATATAGCTATCTATGTCTTTCACTTCATAGACGCCGTAAGGCTTGGCAGACTCTGTTGCCAGTTTAGCGATCCATTTGGATTTTGAAATGCCTATAGAAACAGGAATGTCAAAATGTTCCAGTATCTTTGCCTGCAGCTCTTTTGCAAAAGCATACACCTCTTCATCTTTTTTCCATCCGCTGACATCTCCGAAAAACTCATCTATGCTGTACTGTTCCACCTGTGGTATATGTGCAGATATAAATGCATGTATTTGATGAGAAAGCTTATGATAAAGTGGATAGTTCGAAGGTACAACCGTTAACTTGGGGCAAAGCTGTAAGGCCTGGGCGATAGGCATGGCTGTCTTCACTCCGTATACCCTGGCTTCATAACTTGCAGTGGTCACGATACCCCTTATCTTTTTTCTTCCTTCTATCTCATCCACAAAGTAAGACTCGAATGTCTTCTTTTTATCACTATAGAACACAGGAGCCACAAAAGCACCGGAATTGTCATTCATAAGCCTGATATGGGTACGTTTTTTGTTAAAGATCTCAAGGTTACTGCGGGATCCGACACACATAGGTATACCTTTGAGCCTATGGCACACACTCCGTTCGGCAGAAGCAAAAAAACTGTCTATATCGATATGCAAAAACAAAGGTTTCCCCTCCATAAAATATATATCTCAATTATATCGATCATTAAGATCTATTCTCAAATATATGACATATTGTCATACTTGATCTTGTACGGATCAAAAGCAGTTTAACAATATTAGTTCTTCAAAATAATTTATCATAAGATAAAGTTTTACTTAACACTTAATTAACACTTATAGTTTAAAATTAAAATGGATTGTTTTTTAACGATCCATAGGGGGAGATATTAGTATTCTAATATCTAATGGTGGACACTCAGTGTCTTAACAACATTAGACTAAAAGGAAGAAGAATGAAGTTAAATGTTAAATCATTAACGCTCTTACTGAGTATGGGCGTTATTTTATCATTAAGCGGATGTGGTGGTGGTAGTGACCCCGCAACTGAAATAACGTACACCGACTACAAAGGTGATACACGTACAGCAGCACTAACACCGGGTGATGCAGAGTACCATACAGGAACAGGTTTTGACCATACCTTGCTTGATAGTGCCGATAAAAAGTGTCAACACTGTCACAATGAACTCTATGATACGTGGAAAGGTTCAATGCATGGTAAATCATGG
The sequence above is drawn from the Sulfurovum sp. TSL1 genome and encodes:
- a CDS encoding EAL domain-containing protein, with the protein product MNLQRLFSKIKELQTVDDSLVIALYTLSTRALLVVVLLAILVTVALYPELSGSILVWALGLMLLTGYRLYSAYMFRKNPKKYSMAFWYKKFAFTTILTALIFSTLGFVFIHQVDHYYQLYIVAVLVGLSLCSTLSLAVDARLNIIYSAILLLPLIYTMAFLYDTPLHIILTISLILYFIAQVTNIYNMYRQKNAFNMLQSEHMLLNSLFKNAPLGIFTYNKDLKVLECNEQLNKLLEYEKDEMIGMDLHILPDKDIVKVLENAIIEGTESYEGPYVSLKNKSFWIDAKVFSFTDLDNNILGGVGIIEDKTNEHAALTELEYMVQHDVLTGLFNRRGFRNYMEKLVTSAKHQTYFSILFYLDLNQFKSINDSLGHQVGDDVLLVVSKRLTDLLGEDRMVSRLGGDEFIIIIPHVSEDKHMAYKEAEAFSREIQDLFLEPFIIQEMHLHIKSSIGIVLMEPAYTNINEIIRHADLSMYQAKNDNGHVAYYDPSLDKQQKELFILQHDLAYAVKKDQLGLMYQPVVSIDGDVVSSAEALIRWEHPDRGFLSPQDFIPLAIKAGLLSHITWWVLDNVCQHISQWKKENRWKLEYISINVNAQQFVETDFASEFLKKLREYGLETQDIMIEITERSLIDNFDNTEDVINELRRQGVRCAIDDFGIGYSSLSYLKKLSFHTLKIDKEFIKNIESIPKEVHLISSILDIGRQFDYNIVIEGIENVQQQELLRELDPKLRYQGYHFCKAIDIEEFTERFLK
- a CDS encoding DNA polymerase IV; translated protein: MFLHIDIDSFFASAERSVCHRLKGIPMCVGSRSNLEIFNKKRTHIRLMNDNSGAFVAPVFYSDKKKTFESYFVDEIEGRKKIRGIVTTASYEARVYGVKTAMPIAQALQLCPKLTVVPSNYPLYHKLSHQIHAFISAHIPQVEQYSIDEFFGDVSGWKKDEEVYAFAKELQAKILEHFDIPVSIGISKSKWIAKLATESAKPYGVYEVKDIDSYIENIPIKEFPGIGKGFQKRLEAHYISTLGDIKRHKRLFESWKKPGVQLYRRVTGTDQEGISSRGERKSIGISRTFDAIHESDEIKRRIMIMARHIIYMVMAMEVNPTSYYLRIGYEYGTRVKKTMTVDRVFSETLFKSMLSEMYKEIALANKGAVKLTLNVSNFASLNLKTLSLIDFHEDSKEKTLHQNIHALRARFGLDIIKTGNEF